The proteins below come from a single Saccharopolyspora sp. SCSIO 74807 genomic window:
- a CDS encoding cytochrome P450 translates to MTTTEETNLTPIPDEIANQVVLPEGHRDETRLFEAYRWLRENNPLAKVTVEGFDPVYLVTKHADIMEIERQPDIFTSGGGEEPGSHNPILTNQAGDEFTKSINNGSLRVLETVTFLDPPEHTLVRDIAAEWFRPATLKKWEDTIRTLAQEAIAKGLRSGTNEIDFVKDFALYFPLHVIMSLFGVPVEDEPRMMGLTQDFFGAADPDAARQDVAPTTPEAAAQQFAAAIQDFYAYFDRLVEDRRATPEDDLATIIANARQEDGEFFAKEIAYGWFIAIATAGHDTTSSTLSSAIEALAHHPDQLRRVQEDPKLIPHLVNESLRWASPVKQFTRQATQEYELRGRQIKPGDRFALLYQSANQDADIFNDPETFNIDRRPNKHIAFGYGPHMCVGQHLAKQELRIMFEELLPRIERVEVTGERKLVQTNFVGGLKNLPVNLVLR, encoded by the coding sequence ATGACCACCACCGAGGAAACGAACCTCACTCCTATTCCGGACGAAATCGCTAACCAGGTCGTACTGCCCGAAGGCCACCGCGACGAGACTCGCCTCTTCGAGGCGTACCGGTGGCTGCGGGAGAACAACCCGCTCGCCAAAGTCACCGTGGAGGGCTTCGACCCGGTCTACCTGGTGACCAAGCACGCCGACATCATGGAGATCGAGCGCCAGCCGGACATCTTCACCAGCGGCGGTGGTGAAGAGCCGGGCTCGCACAACCCCATCCTGACCAATCAGGCGGGCGACGAGTTCACGAAGTCCATCAACAACGGCAGTCTGCGAGTCCTCGAGACCGTCACCTTCCTCGACCCGCCGGAACACACGCTCGTCCGCGACATCGCCGCAGAATGGTTCCGCCCTGCGACGTTGAAGAAGTGGGAAGACACCATCCGCACGCTAGCCCAGGAGGCGATCGCGAAGGGGTTGCGGTCCGGTACCAACGAAATCGATTTCGTCAAGGACTTCGCGCTGTACTTCCCGCTGCACGTCATCATGAGCCTGTTCGGCGTCCCGGTTGAGGACGAGCCTCGGATGATGGGCCTCACCCAGGACTTCTTCGGCGCAGCAGACCCTGACGCGGCTCGTCAGGACGTGGCCCCGACGACGCCGGAAGCCGCGGCGCAGCAGTTCGCCGCGGCCATCCAGGACTTCTACGCCTACTTCGACCGGCTCGTCGAAGACCGGCGGGCCACGCCGGAGGACGACCTGGCGACCATCATCGCGAACGCGCGGCAGGAGGACGGCGAGTTCTTCGCCAAGGAAATCGCCTACGGCTGGTTCATCGCCATCGCCACGGCAGGGCACGACACGACGTCGAGCACCCTGTCCAGCGCGATCGAAGCGCTCGCGCACCACCCGGACCAGCTCCGGCGTGTGCAGGAGGACCCGAAGCTGATCCCACACCTGGTCAACGAGTCGCTCCGCTGGGCCTCGCCGGTCAAGCAGTTCACCCGTCAGGCCACCCAGGAGTACGAGCTGCGCGGTCGGCAGATCAAACCGGGCGACCGGTTCGCACTGCTGTACCAGTCGGCCAACCAGGACGCCGACATCTTCAACGACCCGGAGACCTTCAACATCGACCGTCGGCCGAACAAGCACATCGCCTTCGGCTACGGCCCGCACATGTGCGTCGGCCAGCACCTCGCCAAGCAGGAGCTGCGCATCATGTTCGAGGAGCTGCTACCGCGCATCGAGCGCGTCGAGGTCACCGGCGAGCGCAAGCTCGTGCAGACCAACTTCGTCGGTGGCCTGAAGAACCTGCCCGTCAACCTCGTCCTGCGATGA
- a CDS encoding NAD(P)/FAD-dependent oxidoreductase, whose product MSQGTGSTSDDRRVVIVGGGHAGGTLTGLLRQGGFTGEVVLIGEEPDPPYHRPPLSKSFDDDGLEQWLRDFAFYGEQDIDLRLGEEVVSLDRDARRVVTSSGRSVDYDVLVLATGAAPRAIPVPGGDLEGVLELRTLADARQLRAAVQRDGGIVVVGGGYVGLEVAAAARARGDEATVVERESRILARVASTSLSEILTEYHQRNGTDVRTGAQVIELAEKHGSVRGVVLSDGTEIPCGSVLVGVGAVPRDRLAEEAGLVCAGGILVDSMTRTSDPAVLAIGDVTRRPLPGRPDPVRMESIPSAVEQAKQAASIILNTRQPRPEVPWFWSDQFDLKLKIAGLPGSADVLCRGDPTAGKFALFHHEGGVVSCVESANAAAEFMAARKLIANGARIDPAKLADPEVPLRSAVSQ is encoded by the coding sequence ATGAGCCAAGGGACCGGCAGCACCTCCGACGATCGCCGTGTGGTGATCGTCGGAGGTGGCCACGCAGGTGGCACCCTCACCGGGCTGTTGCGCCAAGGGGGCTTCACCGGCGAGGTCGTACTGATCGGCGAGGAACCCGACCCGCCGTACCACCGGCCGCCGTTGTCGAAGAGCTTCGACGACGACGGGTTGGAGCAGTGGCTGCGGGATTTCGCCTTCTACGGGGAGCAGGACATCGACCTCCGCCTCGGTGAGGAGGTCGTCTCGCTGGATCGCGACGCACGGCGAGTGGTCACCTCCTCCGGGCGGTCCGTCGACTACGACGTGCTCGTGCTCGCCACTGGCGCGGCGCCGCGAGCGATCCCGGTACCGGGTGGCGACCTCGAAGGCGTGCTCGAGCTGCGCACCCTCGCGGATGCGCGGCAACTGCGCGCGGCAGTGCAGCGCGACGGCGGAATCGTCGTCGTCGGCGGCGGCTACGTCGGTCTGGAGGTCGCCGCTGCGGCGCGCGCCCGCGGCGACGAAGCCACCGTTGTGGAACGCGAATCCCGGATCCTCGCGCGGGTCGCGAGCACGTCTCTGTCGGAGATCCTGACCGAGTACCACCAGCGGAACGGCACGGACGTTCGCACCGGCGCCCAAGTGATCGAACTGGCCGAGAAGCACGGCAGCGTCCGCGGGGTGGTCCTCTCCGACGGCACCGAAATTCCGTGTGGGTCCGTGCTCGTCGGGGTCGGGGCGGTTCCGCGGGATCGGCTCGCAGAAGAGGCCGGGCTGGTCTGCGCCGGCGGCATCCTGGTCGACTCGATGACGCGCACCAGCGATCCGGCAGTGCTGGCGATCGGCGACGTGACCCGCAGGCCGTTGCCCGGCCGCCCCGATCCGGTCCGGATGGAGAGCATCCCGAGCGCCGTGGAGCAGGCGAAGCAGGCCGCATCGATCATCTTGAACACGCGGCAGCCCAGACCCGAGGTGCCGTGGTTCTGGTCGGACCAGTTCGATCTGAAACTCAAGATCGCCGGCCTGCCCGGCTCGGCGGACGTGCTGTGCCGAGGCGATCCCACGGCCGGCAAGTTCGCACTCTTCCACCACGAAGGCGGGGTCGTGTCCTGCGTCGAGTCGGCCAACGCGGCGGCCGAATTCATGGCGGCGCGCAAGCTCATCGCCAACGGCGCCCGTATCGACCCCGCCAAGCTCGCGGACCCGGAGGTCCCGCTCCGGAGCGCCGTTTCGCAATGA
- a CDS encoding 2Fe-2S iron-sulfur cluster-binding protein: MPKVVYVLPDGSTNEVDVPVGQSVMDGSVRNNLPGIVAECGGSCSCATCHVHLDEQWWDFFDEPSDEENELLEFAEGAQSNSRLSCQLIVSDACDGVQVTALDNDG, translated from the coding sequence GTGCCCAAGGTCGTCTACGTCCTGCCGGACGGCAGCACGAACGAGGTCGACGTACCCGTCGGGCAGAGCGTGATGGACGGGTCGGTCCGCAACAACCTTCCCGGCATCGTCGCCGAATGCGGCGGCAGCTGCTCATGCGCGACCTGCCACGTCCATCTCGACGAGCAGTGGTGGGACTTCTTCGACGAACCCTCCGACGAGGAGAACGAGTTGCTGGAGTTCGCCGAGGGAGCGCAGTCCAACTCCCGGCTCTCCTGCCAGCTCATCGTCAGCGACGCCTGCGACGGAGTCCAGGTCACAGCCCTCGACAACGACGGCTGA
- a CDS encoding NAD(P)-dependent alcohol dehydrogenase: MQITAAVVDQAGGDFTPQEVSLGEPAGDEVLVEVVGAGLCHTDIAVKEGHLPFPFPGVLGHEASGVVVEVGSSVTKVGKGDKVAVSFNSCGACVQCKKDAPAYCEQFMAANFGGQRFDGSSALSRGQEQIGSNFFGQSSLATHAIAHERNVVKVPDSAPLELVGPLGCGVQTGAGAVMNSLDCEPGSSVLVLGGGSVGLSAVLGAAARGLRTIIVAEPMGQRRELARELGATHVIDPAEGTLSEMVRAVAPEGVEYAVDTTAQVPVIEQAVLSLGQRGAIGLLGVPADPAAALPLSLIQTQVTGTRVVGIVEGDSDPDTFIPLLLELHAAGRFPFDKLITKKPFSAINEAVAAQHEGEAIKIVLVHD, translated from the coding sequence ATGCAGATCACTGCGGCAGTGGTGGACCAGGCGGGTGGCGATTTCACCCCGCAAGAGGTGTCGCTGGGAGAACCCGCGGGCGATGAGGTCCTCGTCGAGGTCGTCGGTGCCGGCCTGTGCCACACCGACATCGCGGTGAAGGAGGGGCACCTGCCGTTCCCGTTCCCCGGCGTGCTGGGGCACGAGGCGAGCGGTGTGGTGGTCGAGGTCGGCTCGTCGGTCACGAAGGTCGGCAAGGGCGACAAGGTCGCGGTCAGCTTCAACAGCTGCGGTGCCTGTGTCCAGTGCAAGAAGGACGCGCCCGCCTACTGCGAGCAGTTCATGGCCGCCAACTTCGGTGGTCAGCGCTTCGACGGCAGCAGCGCGCTGAGCCGCGGTCAGGAGCAGATCGGCAGCAACTTCTTCGGGCAGTCCTCGTTGGCCACCCACGCCATCGCCCACGAACGAAACGTTGTGAAGGTGCCCGACAGCGCGCCGCTGGAACTCGTCGGTCCGCTCGGGTGCGGGGTCCAGACGGGCGCCGGTGCGGTGATGAACTCGCTGGACTGCGAGCCCGGCTCGTCGGTGCTGGTGCTCGGCGGGGGTTCGGTCGGGCTGTCGGCCGTCCTGGGTGCGGCGGCCCGCGGTCTGCGCACGATCATCGTCGCCGAACCCATGGGGCAACGGCGCGAGCTGGCGCGCGAACTCGGTGCCACGCATGTGATCGACCCGGCTGAGGGCACGTTGTCCGAAATGGTGCGGGCCGTCGCCCCCGAAGGCGTGGAGTACGCGGTGGACACCACGGCACAAGTGCCCGTGATCGAGCAGGCCGTGCTATCGCTGGGACAGCGCGGCGCGATCGGGCTGCTGGGCGTACCGGCCGACCCGGCCGCGGCACTGCCGCTGAGCCTCATTCAGACGCAGGTGACCGGCACCCGGGTGGTCGGAATCGTCGAGGGCGACAGCGATCCGGACACGTTCATCCCGCTGTTGCTGGAACTGCACGCGGCGGGCCGGTTCCCGTTCGACAAGCTCATCACCAAGAAGCCGTTCTCCGCGATCAACGAGGCGGTGGCGGCACAGCACGAGGGCGAGGCGATCAAGATCGTGCTCGTGCACGACTGA
- a CDS encoding aldehyde dehydrogenase: MDKLVYDKLYIGGEWVAPQSTDTIEPVSASTEELLGKVPHAGEADVDRAVTSARAAFDDPSGWAHWPASRRAEVMRRFAASLESRAEEMVRRISGQNGMPVAIGQQLEAVFPAMLLRYYADLAEGTEVEERRPGLLGGTTLVRREPIGVVGAIVPWNFPQSLAFFKIAPAMAAGCTVVMKPSPETVLDSYLMAEAAEEAGVPPGVLSIVPGGREIGAYIVEHPKVDKIGFTGSTVAGRAIAQRCGELLRPVTLELGGKSAAIVLEDADLASNVENLFSACLMNNGQTCYAGTRILAPRKRYDEVVDIFTQLASSLSVGDALDPATQIGPMATAKQRERVEGYIAKGKHEGARITTGGGRPNDLGKGWFVEPTILADVDNRTTVAQEEIFGPVLSVIPYDDVDGAVQLANEVDYGLGGSVFTGDPAKGLDVARRVQTGTIGINAYLPDPTAPFGGIKGSGMGRELGPEGLAAYHRIQSVYLDSSQ, from the coding sequence ATGGACAAGCTGGTCTACGACAAGCTGTACATCGGCGGCGAGTGGGTAGCACCGCAGTCGACCGACACGATCGAACCGGTCTCGGCCAGCACCGAGGAGCTCCTCGGGAAGGTGCCGCACGCCGGTGAGGCCGACGTCGACCGTGCGGTGACGTCCGCCCGAGCGGCGTTCGACGACCCCTCAGGGTGGGCGCACTGGCCAGCCTCGCGCCGGGCGGAGGTCATGCGCCGCTTCGCGGCATCGCTGGAGAGTCGTGCCGAGGAGATGGTGCGCCGCATCAGCGGCCAGAACGGGATGCCGGTGGCGATCGGGCAACAGCTGGAGGCTGTTTTCCCCGCCATGCTGCTGCGGTACTACGCCGACCTCGCCGAGGGCACGGAGGTGGAAGAGCGTCGTCCCGGCCTCCTCGGCGGCACCACGCTGGTGCGGCGCGAGCCGATCGGGGTGGTCGGCGCGATCGTGCCGTGGAACTTCCCGCAGTCGCTGGCCTTCTTCAAGATCGCCCCGGCGATGGCCGCCGGGTGCACGGTGGTCATGAAGCCGTCCCCGGAGACGGTGTTGGACAGCTACCTGATGGCGGAGGCAGCCGAGGAAGCCGGCGTGCCGCCGGGTGTGCTCAGCATCGTGCCCGGTGGCCGGGAGATCGGTGCATACATAGTCGAGCACCCGAAGGTCGACAAGATCGGGTTCACCGGGTCTACCGTGGCGGGGCGCGCCATCGCGCAGCGCTGCGGGGAGTTGCTGCGGCCCGTCACGCTGGAGCTGGGCGGCAAGTCGGCGGCGATCGTCCTGGAGGACGCGGACCTGGCGTCCAATGTGGAGAATCTGTTCAGCGCGTGTCTGATGAACAACGGGCAGACTTGCTACGCGGGCACTCGGATCCTCGCGCCGCGCAAGCGATACGACGAGGTCGTGGACATCTTCACCCAGCTGGCCTCGTCGTTGAGCGTGGGCGATGCGCTCGACCCGGCGACCCAGATCGGTCCGATGGCCACCGCCAAGCAGCGCGAGCGGGTCGAGGGCTACATCGCCAAGGGCAAGCACGAGGGCGCGCGGATCACCACTGGCGGCGGGCGGCCGAACGATCTCGGCAAGGGCTGGTTCGTCGAACCGACCATCCTGGCCGACGTGGACAATCGGACCACCGTCGCCCAGGAGGAGATCTTCGGCCCGGTGCTGAGCGTGATCCCGTACGACGATGTCGACGGTGCCGTGCAACTGGCCAACGAGGTCGATTACGGGCTCGGTGGCTCGGTGTTCACCGGCGACCCGGCGAAGGGGCTCGACGTCGCCCGCCGGGTGCAGACCGGGACCATCGGCATCAACGCCTACCTGCCCGACCCCACGGCGCCGTTCGGCGGGATCAAGGGCAGCGGGATGGGGCGCGAGCTCGGTCCGGAAGGGCTGGCGGCCTATCATCGGATCCAATCGGTGTACCTGGATAGCTCGCAGTAG